A portion of the Ruminococcus albus AD2013 genome contains these proteins:
- a CDS encoding AAA family ATPase, with amino-acid sequence MNKVLIVDNRAAYYQNIKTRIEISDELELDAEIFLYTDYSEFQEHITKNHYDMIAVVSGVIMSDDFVIPAEQKLLGYLERKNSDNSIFANSGIVDLGYFNDSFEMLQTLEKMQPNDAEIKNETKNETPVTALSVENTNAETTIKPDAEEVRGIRSETKAENAAEKAFFCSNCGTKLLPETRFCHICGTPVDDADAMIRNAAIDRDDRTDDIEKLVAEDLKLQRHQCKVVSSYAAKGGVGKTTIAANLAVLLARTTTDRRKTRVCIVDFNIDFGNIRTTLNFSRKDVTMIDWLANIDAKIGEGIDPKEIKYSKEEIECFLQKKSFKKTLSNDETEIYGLIAPLIHKDSMGIPEKSFEVMLRNLKENGDFDYIICDTGNNTRDSSFTALELSDKILLIATQDVTTVDCNDSFLKTMDEISDFDKGKVYLVINNIISAKETGVSVKDIEEAVPEFPCIGRIRRNTSVTLANNKGIPAALDSGAPFTRELSEIVSAIIDEDLEIKPKKKGIFSFLRK; translated from the coding sequence TTGAATAAAGTACTGATAGTAGATAACAGAGCAGCTTATTATCAAAACATTAAAACAAGAATCGAAATAAGTGATGAACTTGAACTCGATGCAGAAATTTTCCTGTATACTGATTACAGCGAATTCCAGGAGCATATTACAAAGAATCACTATGACATGATAGCTGTGGTAAGCGGAGTTATAATGTCTGATGATTTTGTGATACCGGCTGAGCAGAAACTCCTTGGATATCTTGAAAGGAAAAATTCCGATAATTCTATTTTTGCTAATAGCGGCATTGTTGATCTCGGCTATTTCAATGATTCGTTTGAAATGCTTCAAACGCTTGAAAAAATGCAGCCGAACGACGCTGAAATAAAAAATGAAACCAAAAATGAAACTCCTGTAACAGCTTTATCAGTTGAAAACACAAACGCAGAAACAACTATAAAGCCTGATGCAGAGGAAGTAAGAGGAATAAGAAGTGAAACAAAAGCAGAAAATGCGGCTGAAAAAGCTTTTTTCTGTTCGAACTGCGGAACGAAATTACTGCCGGAAACTAGATTCTGTCATATATGCGGAACTCCTGTAGACGATGCTGATGCTATGATACGAAATGCGGCTATAGACAGAGATGATCGCACGGATGATATTGAAAAACTTGTAGCTGAAGATCTCAAACTCCAGCGCCATCAATGTAAAGTGGTATCATCTTATGCTGCTAAAGGCGGTGTTGGCAAGACAACTATTGCCGCAAATCTGGCAGTACTTCTGGCACGTACTACTACAGACAGACGCAAAACCAGGGTGTGTATCGTAGATTTCAATATTGATTTTGGAAACATTCGGACTACACTGAATTTCTCGCGCAAGGATGTAACAATGATCGACTGGCTTGCTAACATCGATGCAAAAATCGGTGAAGGTATAGACCCAAAGGAAATAAAATATTCAAAGGAAGAGATCGAGTGTTTCCTGCAAAAGAAATCTTTTAAGAAAACCTTGAGTAATGACGAAACCGAGATCTATGGTCTTATTGCTCCGCTTATACATAAAGATTCCATGGGCATACCCGAAAAAAGCTTTGAAGTAATGCTGAGAAATCTGAAAGAAAACGGCGATTTTGATTATATAATCTGTGATACAGGCAACAATACCCGTGATTCGTCTTTTACGGCGCTCGAACTTTCGGATAAAATTCTGCTTATAGCTACTCAGGACGTTACGACTGTAGATTGCAATGACAGTTTCCTTAAGACCATGGATGAAATATCTGATTTTGATAAAGGAAAAGTTTATCTGGTTATAAATAACATTATATCTGCAAAAGAAACAGGCGTTTCAGTAAAGGATATAGAAGAGGCAGTGCCGGAATTTCCGTGTATTGGAAGGATCAGAAGAAATACAAGTGTAACTCTTGCTAATAATAAGGGGATCCCTGCGGCTCTTGACTCGGGTGCTCCGTTTACGAGGGAGCTTTCTGAGATAGTATCAGCCATAATCGATGAAGATCTTGAGATCAAGCCGAAGAAAAAAGGTATTTTTTCATTCTTGAGGAAATAA
- a CDS encoding serine-rich protein, which translates to MALTVFDIKRILQPKISTMPSDDFRIIDSWVEVDENSSKSVPKRPIKYLCFKIEVINPGSGEKNTIYKALKFYRVKRLPKSSKESKTFMDMHSQVLAALYENEINFVTIIANIMDPPLGLLFLYGVQGVSKDLEEAKMIADTDYVSLGAALQGTYKVLHMSHIEQQETEWLRQKMFNMEYLTAVRGIPKANSLGVSVSKTTMDNKPQNPDGTGTLEEIILGMSDYEYVIQILSTPVKMDTLTAWSMANQMNMTEWNEQLQGTKSLNFSLSIPMMYMANTSNSKGWNQAYSDSSTLSHGTGQSFNTGYGENLSNGLSMNYGQAIGQSSGHSFSNTISNTESISQSVSHGQSLTHSVGESLGLSQGHTQGLTQGVSENFGHNTSNSLNHSISNNVSNSFGLSQNHGYSHGNSVNIGESINQSAGISEGYGASISQNSSHSLNHGSSINSSISQSQGFSQSQSYNQSLGQSSSMSNSISSGRSMNFGHGESWNEGQNYSHGNSLTSSEGQSYGHSANSGSSWNNSEGFSDGWSHGSSMNSGTSSGSSVSSGSSENSGLSNSVSNNVSLGIGPVNSSGGDGQNFSSSSGYSSSTSENLGHSTGYGTSDSNNYGHNNSFSNGGSFSQGENWGASSSLSQGMSTSEGLSFGHGGSINESYGFNSSQSQGITNGTSFSQSIGTGQSLSSTQGISNGWGQSYSYGESSGMGVSQSQNQGFSQSYGSGSSFSQGDSQSISESVGTSQSQSVGSGESWGLGQSEGFSESMGYSRSASDSVSQSVTNSISNSDSFGRSISQSQGYSQGISKGMSLGETSSQSYTQNVSQGASMSTGSSKSVSQGQSISESNGRSLGQSMGTSGAFATSTGGSMGLGPSISYGKSYQWLDQQVKDILEILNYENERLKNALKGNGAFYTDVYIACTSQDALAAAKALAKSSWQNDQALRMPIQVLDLESEEQRHLLYHFSAFSADITRTSVYGVSEYKYTTVLLPSELVAYTHPPRASEGGIYSDVNDVPKFAVPSMMQGEIYMGTILSAERWTINNGYKTPFDYRIDESMLMHGYFTGQSRSGKTVAAMRFIAELSRARRKQTGKRFRIVCMDPKSDWRSLARFVEPERFNFYSLGNPNFHPIHFNPCKIPYGVFPQKWVDGLIEIFCRAYGLLERGKQIMAETIFALYRKAGVFDALDDPNWKDVVPELSKKVTFKKIYKHMESCKIALDDSSNPKGRAGNDTRDAYSRILERLSCFGREYSIESKLFGEEDGMGIDDLIGDDDITVLESSGLESTFSNFIFGVITSGFYQYGKAQEGGYKAPDQYETILVIEEANKVLTGNDTAGTGGGSSLSLGGQSEFEEILDQSAGYGLFVIAITQKIADMPSSIMANAGLVFAGRLKRVEDINVVIRTIAREEKFEDRDIVKWFPRSPTGWFICQTSRGYDFLDAEPVLVNIAPLNFDPPTNDEIDEVLTRKKIDIMLRNNARNDALDHSQISVTV; encoded by the coding sequence ATGGCTTTAACAGTATTTGATATCAAAAGAATATTACAGCCTAAAATCTCAACTATGCCTTCTGATGATTTCAGGATCATTGATTCTTGGGTAGAAGTCGATGAAAATTCATCCAAATCTGTTCCCAAACGACCGATCAAATATCTCTGTTTTAAGATAGAGGTCATTAATCCCGGAAGCGGTGAAAAAAACACTATTTATAAAGCACTAAAATTTTACAGAGTTAAAAGATTGCCTAAGTCCTCAAAAGAATCAAAAACCTTTATGGATATGCACTCACAGGTTTTGGCAGCTCTTTACGAAAATGAGATCAATTTTGTAACTATAATAGCAAATATCATGGATCCTCCGTTAGGACTGCTTTTCCTGTACGGTGTTCAGGGCGTTTCAAAAGATCTCGAAGAAGCAAAAATGATAGCGGATACAGATTATGTATCTCTCGGTGCAGCGCTGCAGGGTACGTATAAAGTTCTTCATATGTCTCACATAGAACAGCAGGAGACCGAATGGCTGAGACAAAAGATGTTCAATATGGAATACCTGACTGCTGTAAGAGGTATTCCGAAGGCGAATTCTCTTGGTGTTAGTGTTTCAAAAACGACAATGGATAATAAACCCCAGAATCCCGACGGAACAGGCACACTTGAGGAAATAATTCTCGGTATGTCTGATTATGAGTATGTAATTCAGATTCTTTCAACTCCTGTTAAGATGGATACCTTGACAGCCTGGAGCATGGCAAACCAGATGAACATGACTGAATGGAATGAACAGCTGCAGGGTACTAAAAGTCTTAATTTTTCGCTTAGTATCCCTATGATGTATATGGCAAATACATCAAATTCTAAGGGATGGAATCAAGCATATTCTGATTCCTCAACTTTGTCTCACGGTACTGGACAGTCCTTTAATACCGGCTATGGTGAGAACCTCAGTAATGGTTTGAGCATGAATTATGGTCAGGCTATAGGTCAGTCTTCCGGTCATTCGTTTTCTAATACCATTTCCAACACGGAATCCATATCTCAAAGTGTAAGTCACGGTCAATCTCTGACTCACAGTGTCGGAGAAAGTCTCGGGCTTTCTCAGGGGCATACACAGGGCCTTACTCAGGGCGTTTCAGAAAATTTTGGTCATAATACATCCAACAGTCTTAATCACAGTATAAGCAATAATGTGTCCAACAGTTTCGGATTGAGCCAAAATCACGGCTATTCTCACGGAAATTCCGTAAATATCGGGGAAAGTATTAATCAAAGTGCCGGAATTTCAGAGGGGTATGGTGCTAGTATATCTCAGAATTCCAGTCATTCGCTAAATCACGGTTCGAGTATCAATAGCTCGATATCTCAATCACAGGGCTTTAGCCAGAGTCAATCATATAATCAATCCCTTGGTCAGTCATCCTCAATGTCCAACTCTATTTCAAGCGGCAGATCTATGAATTTCGGTCATGGTGAAAGTTGGAACGAAGGTCAGAATTATTCTCATGGTAATTCTTTGACTTCATCCGAAGGACAGAGCTATGGTCATAGTGCAAACTCAGGCAGCAGTTGGAATAATTCGGAAGGATTCTCGGATGGATGGTCGCATGGATCATCCATGAATTCAGGAACATCATCAGGAAGTTCTGTTAGTTCCGGTTCATCGGAAAACAGCGGTTTATCCAATTCTGTGTCGAATAATGTTTCGCTGGGAATCGGTCCGGTCAACAGCAGTGGCGGCGACGGACAGAATTTTTCATCTTCGTCAGGCTACTCTTCCAGCACTTCTGAAAATTTGGGCCACAGCACGGGATACGGTACAAGTGATTCGAATAATTATGGTCACAACAATAGCTTCAGCAATGGTGGTTCTTTCTCCCAGGGCGAAAATTGGGGTGCAAGCAGTTCATTATCTCAAGGAATGTCCACAAGCGAAGGCTTGAGTTTCGGTCATGGCGGTTCGATAAATGAATCATATGGCTTTAATTCATCGCAGTCACAGGGTATCACAAACGGTACATCCTTTAGCCAGTCGATTGGTACAGGTCAATCATTATCCAGTACTCAAGGCATTTCAAACGGATGGGGTCAGAGCTATTCATACGGTGAATCTTCTGGCATGGGCGTTTCTCAGAGTCAGAATCAGGGATTCTCTCAGAGTTATGGTTCAGGGTCATCCTTTAGTCAGGGTGACAGCCAATCTATATCGGAATCCGTTGGAACATCTCAAAGCCAGTCTGTCGGCTCCGGAGAATCGTGGGGTCTTGGTCAGTCGGAAGGTTTTTCCGAAAGTATGGGATATTCAAGATCTGCGTCCGATTCCGTATCTCAGTCTGTTACAAATAGTATTTCAAACTCCGATAGCTTCGGAAGATCTATTTCACAGTCTCAGGGTTATTCTCAGGGTATAAGCAAAGGAATGTCTCTCGGAGAAACATCATCGCAGTCATACACACAGAATGTTTCTCAGGGTGCATCAATGAGCACCGGATCCAGTAAATCCGTTTCACAGGGACAGAGTATTTCGGAAAGCAATGGAAGAAGCTTAGGTCAGTCTATGGGTACTTCAGGTGCTTTTGCGACATCAACCGGCGGATCTATGGGACTCGGCCCTTCGATAAGCTATGGTAAATCTTATCAGTGGCTTGATCAGCAAGTTAAAGACATTCTGGAAATTCTCAATTATGAGAATGAAAGACTAAAAAATGCTTTAAAAGGTAACGGTGCATTTTACACTGACGTTTATATTGCGTGTACGTCACAGGATGCACTTGCAGCAGCAAAAGCTCTTGCCAAGTCATCTTGGCAAAACGACCAGGCACTTAGAATGCCTATTCAAGTTCTTGATCTTGAATCAGAAGAACAGAGACATCTGCTTTATCATTTTAGCGCTTTTTCGGCGGATATTACAAGGACTTCGGTGTACGGAGTATCTGAATATAAGTATACAACAGTTTTACTTCCGAGTGAACTTGTAGCATATACTCATCCCCCGAGAGCTTCGGAAGGCGGTATTTACAGCGATGTAAATGACGTTCCTAAATTCGCCGTACCTTCGATGATGCAGGGTGAGATATACATGGGTACGATTCTTTCTGCTGAAAGATGGACTATAAACAACGGGTATAAAACGCCGTTTGATTATAGAATAGATGAATCTATGCTTATGCACGGTTATTTTACAGGTCAGTCAAGATCCGGTAAAACCGTAGCTGCAATGAGATTCATTGCCGAACTATCAAGAGCTAGAAGAAAGCAAACAGGAAAGCGTTTTAGAATAGTATGTATGGATCCTAAATCTGACTGGAGATCACTTGCAAGGTTCGTCGAGCCCGAAAGATTCAATTTCTACAGCCTTGGCAATCCGAATTTCCATCCGATTCATTTTAATCCGTGCAAGATACCATACGGTGTTTTCCCGCAGAAATGGGTAGACGGTCTTATCGAGATCTTCTGCCGTGCTTACGGGCTCCTTGAAAGAGGAAAACAAATCATGGCTGAAACTATTTTTGCTCTTTACAGAAAAGCAGGAGTTTTTGATGCCTTGGACGATCCTAATTGGAAGGATGTAGTGCCGGAACTTTCCAAGAAGGTGACTTTCAAGAAGATCTACAAGCATATGGAATCATGCAAGATCGCTCTTGATGACTCTAGCAATCCTAAAGGCAGAGCCGGAAACGACACAAGAGACGCTTATTCAAGAATTCTTGAACGTCTGTCATGCTTCGGAAGAGAATATTCGATAGAATCGAAACTTTTCGGAGAAGAAGATGGAATGGGAATAGATGATCTGATAGGAGACGATGATATCACAGTTCTTGAATCGTCGGGGCTGGAATCAACTTTCTCCAACTTCATATTCGGTGTGATAACATCAGGATTCTATCAGTATGGTAAAGCTCAGGAAGGAGGCTATAAAGCTCCTGATCAGTATGAAACAATACTGGTCATAGAGGAGGCAAATAAAGTCCTTACAGGTAATGATACAGCAGGTACAGGAGGAGGTTCATCGTTGAGCCTCGGCGGACAATCTGAGTTTGAAGAAATACTTGACCAGTCAGCCGGCTATGGTCTGTTTGTAATTGCTATAACACAGAAAATAGCTGACATGCCATCCTCGATCATGGCAAATGCAGGTCTTGTGTTTGCGGGACGTCTTAAGAGAGTAGAGGATATAAATGTAGTAATCAGAACGATAGCGCGTGAAGAGAAGTTTGAAGATCGTGACATAGTTAAGTGGTTCCCAAGATCACCTACAGGTTGGTTTATTTGCCAGACATCACGAGGTTATGACTTTTTGGACGCCGAACCCGTTCTTGTTAATATCGCTCCGCTTAACTTTGATCCGCCTACAAATGATGAGATAGATGAAGTTCTGACACGTAAAAAGATCGATATCATGCTTCGCAACAATGCAAGGAACGATGCACTCGATCATTCTCAGATCTCGGTTACAGTTTAA
- a CDS encoding single-stranded DNA-binding protein: MKVVRRFVDENRRIEFSDPIIVTGNPKVAKMMTNLKKWDICSLKGVLTTMNVTRSWICPECDYTNQPVGMYTLITPIFMEKTMDMSQAFSSSDERDQLCEAEGIKILKSHNEVSNIIHVIGTVCKMTELYDNGTLATLNFQIAVNRSFRLIEGDPDIRTDYPWVKLHGDKAREAARVLSVNSTVFIDGSIFTKMVQKKTYCEKCGNEHVINELVTEIHPYSVEYLHNCNLPADEYTEDYTDFPG; this comes from the coding sequence ATGAAAGTCGTAAGGCGTTTTGTTGATGAAAACAGAAGGATCGAGTTTTCTGACCCTATAATCGTTACCGGAAACCCAAAAGTGGCTAAAATGATGACAAATCTTAAAAAGTGGGATATTTGCTCCTTAAAAGGGGTGCTCACAACAATGAATGTTACCCGTTCATGGATCTGTCCTGAGTGCGATTATACAAATCAGCCTGTTGGTATGTATACTTTAATCACTCCTATCTTTATGGAAAAAACCATGGATATGTCACAGGCGTTTTCGTCTTCTGATGAGAGAGATCAGCTTTGCGAAGCGGAAGGCATTAAGATACTTAAATCTCACAACGAAGTCTCCAATATAATACATGTTATCGGTACTGTTTGTAAAATGACCGAACTTTACGATAACGGAACTTTGGCTACACTTAACTTTCAGATCGCTGTTAATCGTAGTTTCCGACTGATAGAAGGCGATCCGGATATCAGAACGGATTATCCTTGGGTAAAGCTTCATGGAGATAAAGCAAGAGAAGCAGCAAGAGTTCTTAGTGTAAATTCAACCGTATTTATTGACGGATCTATTTTTACAAAGATGGTCCAGAAGAAAACATACTGTGAAAAATGCGGCAACGAACACGTTATAAATGAGCTTGTTACCGAAATACATCCGTACTCCGTGGAATATCTGCATAACTGTAATCTTCCTGCTGATGAATATACCGAAGACTATACTGATTTCCCCGGATAA